In the Corvus cornix cornix isolate S_Up_H32 chromosome 27, ASM73873v5, whole genome shotgun sequence genome, GGAGGCGGCTCCTCCGAGCATCACCCAGAGCCTCTCCCTGACCCGCTGGCACAGACACGGGACCGCGGCTCTGGGTTTGGATGGAGGACCATGGAACAGACATGGGACTGACGCTCTGGGTTCAGGTGCAGGACTACAGCCCAGACACAGGACCCCACCTCTGCATTCTGATACCGTCACAGCTCTGACGCAGAGCCCCAAATCCAGGTTTGGATACAGGACCGTGGATCAGACATGGGACCACGGCTCCAACAAGGGACCACAGCTCCACATTCAGACATGGGACTGCGGCTCTCGCACAGGACCCTGACTCCGGATTTGGGTGCAGGACCCCACCTCAGATACAGGACCCCAGCTCCAGAGTCTGATGTGGGACCACAGCTCCATCACGGGACCCCAGATCCAGGTTTGGATGCAGGACTCCAGCTCAGACACAGGACCCTGTCTCTGGCTTCAGATACGGGACCATGCCTGGGGCACAGGACCCCATCTCCCAGCCCAgtcccaaaccaaaccactgaACGCAGCGCATCCCCAAGCacttcccaggagctgcacagggacCGTGAGCGTGTGGCGAGGGCTAAACTCAAATTCCCCTTCACAGGGACTCGCACGCCCATGAAAGTTTCCTGGGTGCCGGCACAGCCAGAGGAGCCGTCACCGCCTGGAGAAGCGGCCCCGTGGCTGGAGCCCGCTGCCGCTGCAGAATTCTTTGGGTAATCAAATCTCCGCCGGCGCCTCGCGGGGAGATCGCGGCGCTGGGTGACAGTGACAAGGCGGCTGGTGAAATCCCAAGTGAAATGCAGAAGCGCTGCGCCGGGAGAAGGTGCCGCTAATTACAATCGACGAGAATCGGCTCTTAATTGGCTCACGCGGGGCGGGCAGGCACCGGCGAGCCGCTGCCGTGTCCCGGAGCGGCGGGGGAAGGACGGCTGGCCCCGCGCAGTCCTGTCCTTTGTCCCCAGGACAGGGGTCCCAGGGGACCACTGCTCTCTGGGGTGCAGCTGCGCGTCCCCGAGCCCACCGGCAGCCTGCGGTGCTGGGGTCAGCTGCTGTTAACTCTGGAACCTACTGACAGCCAGGCTGGTGATCCCATAGGACTTGCTCGCACCCACGCAGCCGCGTCCCTCgtgccaccagcagcactgtcacCCTGCTAAAAGTCCCTCTGTGTCTACCCTGCCACCGCGAGAGTCCCCATTCCCGGTGGGGGACCCTGAATCCCCGTCAGTCACAGTGCCCCAATCTCCAGGGGACGCTGCCTCTCCCGGGGTTttgctgaggaagaggagcgGGGGAAGAAGCCGTGAGGAAGGAGAACCAGGAAAAGCCATTTGGCGCCCGGCTCCCACCATTGTTCCCCCCgccacagctggagctgcccgGTGCCATCCGTCTTCCCTCGTTAGGGAGCCGCCTCGTAACCGCGCGCCCGCCAGCCCTCGCTAACCAGGGAAGATAAATGGCAGCGCTGGGCCCGGGCTGAGCCGCTCCCGGCACCGCAGCGGCACAGGAGGGGGGGCTGCCACCACGGCCCCCCGCGATGGCCTCACCCCCTTGTCCGgttctgtgcctcagtttccctatGGCACAGCCGGGAGGTGGGAGCCATGGGGGTGGCCTGGCCCCAGCCTGGACTCCGCTGCAGCCGCTGTCCCTGCCCTCAGTGACAATGCTGGGGGTGTCCCCGGTGCTGGGGACACTCTGAAGTGGTCCCCAACGGGGCTGCACCCAAGAGCTTTCAGGCGGACAGGGGACAGCAGGCGCTGCCATGTGCAGTGACACTCGGGGCCTCTGGGACACCATGTGCCCCACTCCCACCATGGCCCAGCACCCCCAAGGCGTGGCGGCAGCTGCCTCTCAGGACCCGCAAAtgcagtggcagctgctcctcaggatcCTCGGGCACAGCTCAGGGCGCCCTCCCAGCACCCCTGAGTGCCCCCCCTCAGATCCCCCTGGGCGCAGCCGCAGGTGCCCCCCAGGGCCCTTGGGTGCATCAGCAGATGCCCCCCCGACCCCCAAACAGGGCAGTGAGTGCCCCCAGGACCCCCCAGCAGGTTCTTGTGTACCCTTGGGGACCGTCCCCAACAGGGACCCCTGGGGCTGAGACCCTCCGTGAGCCATGGATGGCCCTCCTACACCACCGGGACCCCAAAACCACCCGGTACCAGCCctgtccgtccgtccgtccgtccgtccatccatccatccatccatccatcaatcaatcaatcaatcaatcagtCAATCCGTTCCTCCGTCCGTCCACCTCCCCCTCCCGCTGCCCTCGTCTCAGCTACGggctaataaaaataataattaatgcTAATTAACCACCAGTAGCAGCTCCCCTGGCTCTCATTAACTCCAGCCCCGACCCAACGGTGATGGGCTGCCCCCGAACCGGCAGCACCCAGGGGACTTTTGGGGGTCGGGGGGGCCCCCCAAGTTCTGACTCGCTGTGAAGATGCCAGGATCAACCTTTATCCACCGGGAACCCCACACCATGCCAGGGACGGAGGGTTTTGGGCTGCAACCCCCTAAATAAccccattttaaaaattatttggagcACTGGGGGGGATCTTCTTTACAGATATCGATGCGGCGATGCCTTGTTAGTAATTAACAAGCAGTTAATTAAGCTGCATCACCCGCCCGAGCGCAGCTCCTCTTGACAAGGGGCTCCACATCTTCTGGAAATTAATCCAGGAATGTCGATGCCCCGCAGAGCTGGGGGGTAGGAAGGTTTGGGGTGGTCCCCAAAAATACTTTGTGGGAGGCAAAAGGGCTGAGGTGAGTTTTTGGGGTGCTCAGTCCGGAGTTACACGGATGCTGCTTGGCAGAAAGAGCCAGAAGTACCAAACGGCGCTGGGACCCCCCAGAATTTAGGGCTAGAGGGCGGGggaggacaaaaaaaatcccaataaaaggaaatttgaaGTGTTTGGATGGAGAAAAGCTGCCGAGCggctcctgctgtgctcccGCTCAGAAGGGCTCAGAACCGGGGGGTGAAGCGCGGTGGCCGTGACAAGGCTCCCGCTCCCTCCCTCACACCCCGGCTGTTTCTGGGGTGGTAACTCAGTTTTCGGTTAATTCGGGGTCCTGCATCCTCAGGACAAGGATGCAGCGCGGGGCGAGATGCCGGAGGAAGCGATGGGAAGCGGGAGAGGGGTGGATGGATCCCGGCGGGAATGCCGGCTGCGGTGACATCCAGGGGAATTGAGCTCGGGTGACATGCCGGGGGTCACAGCCACATCTTGTCCTTCGAGTCATGGCCGGGAGGGGGATATGGCGTGGAAAAGGGGCACCCGAAAAGCGCGGGGGCGGCGAGGCTGAGTCCTGGCATTGGGGGTTCCAGCGGGATGGGCTCGGGGGGATGCGGGAGCGGGGAGGGAGAAGGATGGAGCCACCCTCGGGGTGTGAGTCCCCCGCGGTGTCCCCACGCAGCCCGGCCGGGGATGGCGACGTCCTTCCcgacacagcagcagcagcagagccggCTCCGGGCTGGGGGTGCAGCCCCCCAAAAGCGGGGCAGACGCTGCCCCACTCGAGGCCAGTGCGGACACTGTCCCTGCGGAGGAGCCCTGTCCCCAACAGGGACCCCAGCGGGGACAGTGGcatggggtgggggggtggaCAGGGCACCCGAggggcgcgggggggggggtgcCCCAAGGCACCACGAGACACCCCAAGGCACACCTCCGGGACCAGGGAAAGAGCTGAGGGAACCCCTGGAGACACGTCAGGTCGGATGgtggctgtccccagcactgggagagggACAGGGCACACAGGGGAGAGCCTGGgaatgggaggaggaggaggatggggcaCCCCAGGGGTGCACCCGGAGCCCTTCATTGTCCCTGGGAGAAGGACAGGGCACCCCAGGGGTGCCCCTtcagggaggggagcaggacGGAGCATCCCGGGGCCGCATCCAGAGCCCGTCATTGCCACTGGGAGAAGGATGGACCATCCTGGGGGAGCATCTCCGGCACTGAGAGAAGGATGGGGCACGCTGAGAATGCAGCTCCGGAGCCgggagcaggacagagcacCTCGGGGGTGCACCCAGAGTCCATCATATCACTGGGAGAAGGACAGGGCACCCTGTGGTTACACCTCCGTGCCCAAGAGAAGGATGTGGCACCCTGGAAACGCACCCAAATCCCATCATTGTCACCGAGAGAGGGACAGAGCATCGCAGGGGTACATCCCTGGGGATAGAAGAAGGACAGGGCATTCTGGGGGTGCACCCAGAGCCCATCTTCACCACTGGGAGAAGGATGAAGCACCCCAGGGGTGCATGTCCGTGTCTGGGAGAAGGATGTGGCACGCCAGGGATGCACCCAGAGCCCATCATTGCCACTGGGAGAAGGATGTGACACCCTGGGGATGCATCTCTGGGGCTGGGAAAAGGATGGGGCCCCTGGGGAAGCACCCAGAGCCCATCATCAGCACTGGGAGAAGGATGTGGCACGCTGGGGGTGCATCCCTGGGGCCGGGAGGAGGACAGGGCCCCCGGGGAAGCACCCACAGTCCGTCATCAGCACAGAGAGGATGTGGTACCCTGGAGGTGCATTCTTGGGGCCAGGAGAAGGATGGAACACCCAGAGGGTGCATCGCCGAGGCCAGGAAAAGGACGGGGCACCCCGAGGAAGCACCCAGAGCCCTTCTCCCGTGCTTGGGGGCAGCAGAGCTCCTGTTCCCGCAGAGGGATCCGGGATGGGCAGCCCTTACCTGCCCGTTCTTGCAGAGGTCGGCCCACATGCTGGTGCCGTCGCCGCCGCGCATGAGGACGTGGTAGGTGAAGAAGTAGGTGCCGGGGATGGCGCAGGTGAACTTGCCCGAGGCGGCGTCGTAGCTGTTGCCCAGGTTGGTGACCACGTCGTCGAACTTGAGGACCTCGTAGCCCTCGTGGGGGTTCTTGAGGCCGGCGTAGAAGGCGACCCGCGGCACCGTGCTGTAGGTGGCTGCGCTCACCGCGCCCGTAGCCCCCGGTCCCGGTAATCCCGGGGTCCCGGTCTTCCTGCTTCACCCGCGCCCCCACCGGCCCCGGAGGTCCCGGTTCTCCGGGCGGTCCCGGTGGTCCCGGTTTCCCCGGTCTCCCCGGTTTGCCTTGGGGACCTTGCACCAGGGTGGAcggcggcgggaggggccgCGTTCGGCCGGTtgcgggggggcggcggggccgtaGGGCTCGCAGGACCATCCGGCAGGTGCCCAGCATCTCGTACCGGCCGTCGGTACCGGCGGAGCTCACCAGCACCGGGATGagcaccaccagcaccagcaccatcACCAcccccgccgcggccgccaGCAAAGTTTTCCGGCCCAGGCTGAGCCGCCGCCCGGCCGGGGCGCGCTGGCGCCCGGGGGAGGGAATGGTGCCGGCGGGGGGGAgcagggcggcggcggcggcggcggcgggggggctcgggctggcggcggcggcggctccgctgCGCTCCGCTGGCTCCGGTGCGCCCCGCGCCGCACGGGCCACGCCCACCCCGCCGGGACACGCCCACCTCGCAGCAGGACACGCCCCTCGCCACGCCCACCCCACCCCGGACACGCCCCCGCCGCATTAACCACGCCCGTGGGAacgcccccgccccgcccacCCGCGACCCCCGCTCTCCGGgggagggaaactgaggcagggaggtGGGATCGGCCCCGGCTGCCCCACTGACCGCCCCATCCAAGCGCTCGGGACCCCTCGGTGGCCCCCGCCCCGCGTGGTCACCCGAGCCACGCCCTGTCCCCACGCCATGCCACCCTCGACCCCGAGAACTCCGAGCGTCCCCGTGGAGCTGGGGACACCCCTGGGGGATGGTCCCCAGGGCctgccccttctccctgcctcagCTTCCCCTCCCCACGAGGGACCACAGTTTGGGACAGCCCAGGTGACACCCACGTGGCCAAGAACC is a window encoding:
- the C1QL1 gene encoding LOW QUALITY PROTEIN: C1q-related factor (The sequence of the model RefSeq protein was modified relative to this genomic sequence to represent the inferred CDS: inserted 2 bases in 1 codon); the protein is MVLVLVVLIPVLVSSAGTDGRYEMLGTCRMVLRALRPRRPPATGRTRPLPPPSTLVQGPQGKPGRPGKPGPPGPPGEPGPPGPVGARVKQEDXGTPGLPGPGATGAVSAATYSTVPRVAFYAGLKNPHEGYEVLKFDDVVTNLGNSYDAASGKFTCAIPGTYFFTYHVLMRGGDGTSMWADLCKNGQVRASAIAQDADQNYDYASNSVILHLDAGDEVFIKLDGGKAHGGNNNKYSTFSGFIIYSD